Proteins co-encoded in one Brassica rapa cultivar Chiifu-401-42 chromosome A02, CAAS_Brap_v3.01, whole genome shotgun sequence genomic window:
- the LOC103853124 gene encoding glutathione S-transferase U19, with protein sequence MYDAQRKVWWTKGEEQETGKKEFIELLKTLESELRDKTYFGGDDFGYVDIGLIGFYSWFHACEKYGNLNIESECPKLIAWAKTCMQRESVAKSLPDSEKVIKFVTEIRKKFMIE encoded by the coding sequence ATGTATGATGCCCAGAGGAAGGTGTGGTGGACCAAGGGTGAGGAACAAGAGACTGGCAAGAAAGAGTTTATTGAGTTGCTCAAGACACTTGAATCTGAGCTTAGAGACAAAACTTACTTTGGTGGTGATGACTTTGGCTACGTAGACATTGGATTGATTGGGTTCTACTCGTGGTTCCATGCATGCGAGAAGTATGGTAACTTGAACATCGAGTCAGAGTGTCCGAAACTGATCGCTTGGGCTAAAACGTGTATGCAGAGGGAGAGCGTGGCTAAGTCCTTGCCTGATTCTGAGAAGGTTATTAAGTTCGTCACTGAGATCAGGAAGAAGTTTATGATTGAGTAG